A region of the Yarrowia lipolytica chromosome 1C, complete sequence genome:
TGTCGAAAGAAAAATATGAGAAAGAAAACCAGAGATGATGTGAGACGGTGATGGGAGCGTACAATAGATGGTACACAGATGAATCACAAAAATATCAGAATATTTTGGTAGTATATAGACCGTAGCCATTGTAGAGATGAACCAAGACCTATGACGAAATTAAGGTTATGCGAATACGATGATGAAACTTTCTTTTTTACTCGAACATTCTGTCATTGAAGAACATTCCACAGGGTGAGAAGGCGATTGTAACATGAGTTTCGAAGATTTTCGATATTCATATGAAATTGGAAAGGATATCAAACTTCATTCTGTAGCCTTCTATCCTAGAATTCATGGTAGTTTTGGTTGGTTGGATGTGGTATTccgtttgtttgtttttaCTTGAAGAATACAAAAGGTCGAGGACAATATCTGACGTCTTAAGAGCAGAGAGGGAGGCTGGTAGACACTGTTTCAAATGGCAAAAGTAAAGTCGCTGTATGGCAGCGGAAATTGAGTACCCAAGACACGAGGTGTATCCTACAGACCCACCCAACTGTGATCTCTCTGGAGCTTAGACTGAAGCTGATCGAACTAGAAGCCGTGTTTGGGCATAAATAGGTGTCATATTTTCACCTGGGCATATAAATGCTCGATTTGGTGACCTGCTGAGTCCATCGGTGGCAAGGTCAGCTGGTGCCCGTGCTCAGTGCGCGCCATCTTTTGCCGGTTTGAAGTTTGGGAAGAACTCTCGGAGTAGAGCTTTCAAAGAACAGTTACATGCATCTCTGTAAGATGCCTCGGAATGTCTCTGTTCTACTAATTTGCTATTAAACTCAGCATATTCGAGTTGTAGTTGCACTCGTTGATAAGGAGTCCCGGGCTAGGTTACAATAGCGTTTCTCGATAGATGCCAACAGAAATACGAAGACCATCAAAAGTAAAAAGGAGGATTGTGTTGGTGGTTTCAATTATTTTGCATCAAACTGTTTATTTATATGTTTttacctactgtactgtactgtactgtactgtactgtacttgtaatgcAATGTACAATAGTTCTGTCAAGTCCACCGGACATACAAAGACCAAAATACAACTCAATTCAATTCAATTAATTAATGTGGCTAGTAAACACCCTGCTTTCTAATCTAATTGTCCACCTTTGTGACCTGCACTCCTTCTTCGgactcaacctcctccccctGGAGTCTCTCAATGTGGGAAATTGTTCTAGTGACTCCATGAGCTGCCATCTGCTTATTCTCCGTCTGGCTCTGCCATCTTCGCAGCTTCCAAGTTTGTCCGGTACAGTCCCAGTACAAGCCTCGGAGGGTCTCGAAGATACCCTGTCGCGACTCCCACAGGGGGTAGATAATCACCATGATggttgagaagaagatccagacgAAGCCGACTGCAACCCAGCCGGTGAAAAACTTCTTGGAAAAGACGTAGCCCGTTCCATACATTGTCATAGGCCAGAGGACCAGCAGACAAACTGCCATGACGATGGTAATAATTCGTGAGATTTTGGCGTACTTGTCGAGCAGCGCTTTCTCAGCAGGATCCAGTTCTTCGATATGGATGGGAGCTTCATCAGACAGAGAGTCATCGACTTCGTATTCGGCCACCATTCCGTTCTCAGGAGCGGAGGATTCCCCAGTAGACTTGTTGGGGGCATTTGCCTGCTTCTTTTCTCTGATGGAAGCGACTTCGTCTGATCCTCCAAGCTCTTCTACCGCATCCACCTTCCAGAACTCTGAATCGTCGGCTCGAGTGATTTGCTTGAACTTTTCAAAGTCGTAATTGTCCATTCCGAAGATGAGAGTGAATAGTGGGATGGTGATAGCTGGAGTCAATAGGGCCACAACGTTACCAGCAAGCATTGGGAGGTTGGTGCCGGCTGTTTCGACGTTGATTTCGCCCTCCAGACTCTTGGTAGTGACCAACCACGCGGTGATGGCAAAACAGAATCCCAGGGGAGGGGAGAGGACTGCGGCCCAGAAGTTGAGACCGCTCCATAGGAGAGTGAGGACGGCGGGAATTACCGCAGCCGAAATGATACTGCCCATGAGCAGGTAGAGGAAGCCCATCGACACACCAATGTAGTAGAGTCCAATGGCGAAGCAAGCGGTGGCCACTCCAAAGACCACCACTGCGGCGTGAGATGCCATAATCAGTTTCTTACCGGTGGCCTTGGGGTTAATGTAGCCCTTGTAGATGTCGTAGGTGAAAATGGTGGAGACCGAGATGAGCTCCGAAGAATAGGCCGAGGTCACGGCCATGAACACCATAACCAGCGCACACCCAGCTCCGGCCTTGCCCAAAAGAGCAACGGCTGCTGCAGGGAGAGTCAAGCCGGCATTTACGTCTTCAGCAGATAGACGGCCAGGGTAGCCTGGGAAGGAAGGAGTGCCCTCGAGAGCAAGACAAGCCAGGCCCATGGTTGTAGCGCACAGCCATGGGATGGCAAACCAAGCCAGACCTCCAAGCACATATCCGggaagagcagcagcgggAGAGGCGGCAATGGCCTTGTTCCAGTATCCGTTGTCAAGAAAGACGGTTCCAAAACCTCCGATAATGTTCATGACAAAAAAGATGGCTCCATCATAAGACTTGATGGTCAGATAGGAGCCCTGCTCGTTGCCCTTGACAgggagctggagagctCGTTCAACCAGAAGATCGTAGACTTTGCCGGGCGAACCAAGAACTTCGTGGTTTGAGTAGGTGGTGAAGGCAAAGAGAATGATCATTATCAACAGCAcaatgttgttgatgtagTCGGTGATAAAGGTGGCCTTGATGCCTCCAAACAG
Encoded here:
- a CDS encoding uncharacterized protein (Compare to YALI0C15807g, similar to uniprot|P33413 Saccharomyces cerevisiae YHL016c DUR3 urea transport protein); the encoded protein is MIDVPLSQGTGYGVVLGAGLGFSVVMVFITWALRRYQREVMSSEEFSTASRSVKAGLIAASVVSSWTWAATLLQSSSQAYKNGVSGPLWYATGATTQVVLFATLAIELKRRAPGAHTYLEVVKMRFGPAGHAVFMVFALMTNTLVTLMLLTGGSAVVNDLTGMHVAAACILLPLGVVLFTLFGGIKATFITDYINNIVLLIMIILFAFTTYSNHEVLGSPGKVYDLLVERALQLPVKGNEQGSYLTIKSYDGAIFFVMNIIGGFGTVFLDNGYWNKAIAASPAAALPGYVLGGLAWFAIPWLCATTMGLACLALEGTPSFPGYPGRLSAEDVNAGLTLPAAAVALLGKAGAGCALVMVFMAVTSAYSSELISVSTIFTYDIYKGYINPKATGKKLIMASHAAVVVFGVATACFAIGLYYIGVSMGFLYLLMGSIISAAVIPAVLTLLWSGLNFWAAVLSPPLGFCFAITAWLVTTKSLEGEINVETAGTNLPMLAGNVVALLTPAITIPLFTLIFGMDNYDFEKFKQITRADDSEFWKVDAVEELGGSDEVASIREKKQANAPNKSTGESSAPENGMVAEYEVDDSLSDEAPIHIEELDPAEKALLDKYAKISRIITIVMAVCLLVLWPMTMYGTGYVFSKKFFTGWVAVGFVWIFFSTIMVIIYPLWESRQGIFETLRGLYWDCTGQTWKLRRWQSQTENKQMAAHGVTRTISHIERLQGEEVESEEGVQVTKVDN